Proteins found in one Sporosarcina sp. FSL K6-3457 genomic segment:
- a CDS encoding 4'-phosphopantetheinyl transferase family protein encodes MQSITLLRIPDDIKSDYLNLFLANVSEERRQKFTRFVKKDDAYRSLLGEVLIRSKLSVDIGLNHGEFHFSYNQYGKPSLCNNLKVSFNISHSGNWVAMLWSNNDHCLGIDVEKIVPIDFQFATTLFSPQENKLLASKSGDDQLDYFYQLWTLKESYTKALGKGLSFPLDSFSMVHSDKEKWFSPEAIGFQFKSFRIDRTHILSVCSNTDTLPDRIQYVSLSELYESLL; translated from the coding sequence TTGCAATCGATAACACTCTTACGTATACCAGATGACATAAAATCAGACTATTTGAACCTCTTCCTTGCCAATGTTTCAGAGGAAAGAAGACAGAAATTCACACGCTTTGTCAAAAAAGATGATGCATACCGCTCCTTATTAGGCGAGGTTCTGATTCGCTCCAAATTGTCAGTCGATATTGGTTTGAACCACGGTGAGTTTCATTTTAGCTACAATCAGTATGGCAAACCTTCATTGTGTAACAACCTGAAAGTTAGTTTCAATATCTCCCATTCGGGAAACTGGGTTGCAATGCTCTGGAGTAATAATGACCATTGTCTAGGAATTGATGTCGAGAAGATTGTACCTATAGATTTTCAATTCGCAACAACCCTATTTTCTCCCCAAGAAAACAAATTGCTTGCCTCAAAGTCTGGAGACGACCAGCTAGATTACTTCTATCAACTGTGGACCCTAAAGGAAAGTTATACAAAAGCCCTGGGGAAGGGCTTGTCCTTTCCTCTCGATTCTTTTTCTATGGTTCATTCCGATAAAGAAAAATGGTTTTCTCCGGAGGCTATAGGCTTCCAATTTAAGAGTTTCAGAATTGATCGGACGCATATTTTGTCAGTCTGCTCAAATACAGATACACTTCCTGACCGTATCCAATATGTCTCCTTATCTGAATTGTACGAAAGCCTACTTTAA
- a CDS encoding MbtH family protein: MTNPFERADTDYMILVNDENQYSLWPSFITVPDGWSVILERQTREECMDYINRQWSDMRPRSLHAVTNSVSGI, from the coding sequence ATGACAAATCCATTTGAGCGTGCAGACACTGACTATATGATTTTGGTCAATGATGAGAATCAGTATTCGCTTTGGCCTTCCTTCATCACCGTACCCGATGGCTGGAGCGTTATTTTGGAGCGACAGACACGTGAGGAGTGTATGGATTACATCAACCGGCAATGGAGTGATATGAGGCCTCGAAGCCTACATGCAGTTACAAATTCTGTTAGTGGGATCTAG
- a CDS encoding amino acid adenylation domain-containing protein produces the protein MSNGTNFRLPLTGAQSGIWFAQQLDPDNPIFNTGEFIEIHGPIDPESFEAAVRQAVMEAEALHLRFGEDSDGPWQIMDPSSNWQMSILDVSMQENPRGVAESWMKEDMSKPIDLKSDSLFTEALFKIAPDQFYWYQRIHHIVIDGYGFSLIARRVAQLYTSIVRNHSIVGGGFGPFSSILEEDSEYRISEQIELDKKFWSSRFADEPEVVSLGERVSRTSRSFLRQSAQLTPATMDSLHALANQTGTSWSEVVIAATATYVHRLTGADEVILGFPMMCRLESSSLRIPGMVMNLLPLRLTISSDTSLSELLQQITQEIRIIKRHQGYRQQDLRRDLKLLGDRQRLFGPAINVMPFDYDISFDGNRGTIHNLSAGPVDDLLINIYNRSDGSGLRIDFDGNPAIYEADELADHHQRFLSLLNKFGAFELDQPISRIDYLLSEERQQVLTEWNKTAHKVPEVNLSIMFEEQVIQTPNAIAIVQNGETFSYAELNDRANRLAHLLIANGVGPEGIVALVLSRSVEMVVAILAVHKAGAAYLPIDPDYPSTRIIYMLEDAEPMLLITDSLVKPRLSNSYTATTLVLDESVTMERLMKYSNHNPIDTDRIDRLSLLNPAYVIYTSGSTGKPKGVVVTHGSSTNLLFSMQERFQLSEKDRMLSVTTIAFDISVLEIYLPLTTGASVDIVLKDTILDPFALAKRIRETGITIIQATPTLWQELVASKPAKFDYPLQIITGGEMLPIGLKLALQELGCQVNNQYGPTETTIYSTAALLGEERTLKPSIGEPIWNTQVYILDKALQPVPPGVVGELYIAGAGLARGYLHRPELTAERFVANPFGPAGTRMYRTGDLARHHVDGSIDYVGRSDQQIKIRGYRIELGEVISTLSRHPSVKQVTVIAREDIPGEKRLVAYVVLDSSAIVDLSELRCFIEHELPDYMIPSLFVELSEMPLTPNKKIDYKALPTTENNISVMGRGPRTPQEEILCDLFAEVLGIARVGIDDDFFHLGGHSLLAGRLIVRIQDAFGVELGLGSLFKATTVATLAKLLVLDQGQVVRTSVSSVVRPELVPLSFAQRRLWFLYRMEGPNPTYNIPFVARLSGELNVKALEVALADVVGRHEPLRTIFPESLGSPSQYILSAEEARSKLIQTEISGAELDEELAEAVRYSFDLSTESSLRAQLFLLGPNEYVLLLLLHHIVGDGWSLVPLSRDLSEAYTARCNDEVPAWSPLPVQYADYAIWQQQLLGSENDSDSLLARQFEFWIRTLKNLPDQLELPTDYPRPAVASYQGDVIPFQINQQLHGQLLELARDNRVSLYMVLQSTLAVLLTRLGAGTDIPIGCPIAGRSEDALDGLVGLFINTLVLRTDTSGEPSFGELLSRVRDVNLAAYEHQELPFERLVEAINPVRSRARHPLFQVMLVLQNTPAAKLELPGATSSIRIEPVGTAKFDLTMEFNENRTLDGAPNGLEGLLEFSLDLFEHSTAEVMVARFLRLLEAVVDEPGKPISQLDILAVEERQNMLMEWSTATQVPPQDSLAELFEAQVALNGEATALVFEGTVISYEELNIRANRLAYLLIEEGVGPEQMVALALPRSVEMVVGILAVLKAGGAYLPLDPDYPSDRLTYMVEDAKPIMLITSTMVVSRLNGVIGLPLILLDASHTERRLQQYSCINPNDRDRSGHLSPLSPAYMIYTSGSTGKPKGVVIPHQNVVRLFTSTKHWFDFGSDDVWTLFHSYAFDFSVWEIWGPLLHGGRLVVVPHAISRSPKEFLQLLVQERVTILNQTPSAFYQLMQADRENPEWGQKLSLRFVVFGGEALELSRLDDWYRRHSENAPRLINMYGITETTVHVSYIELNRTSASNRGNSLIGRAISDLQVYVLDDALQPVPYGVTGEMYVAGNGLARGYWGRPGMTAERFVADPYGPPGMRMYRTGDLAKRLSDGSLDYLGRADQQVKIRGYRIELGEIEAVLGRHPEVNQVGVVVREDQPGDKRLVAYVVLTSDACAKPIELRQYAASILPDYMVPSAIIGMDILPLTPNGKLDRKALPAPDFSSILDGRGPRTPREEVLCDLFAEVLGLQRVGIDDGFFELGGHSLLAVRLMSRIHEAMGYEPGIGILFEAPTVAALGERLEMEEDQSALQVLLPLRTHGEQLPLFCIHPAGGLSWCYAGLMKHLSFDYPIYGLQARGIAQSEEFPENLEEMTADYIRHIRMVQPSGPYQLLGWSLGGNVAQAMAVQLQQEGEEVSFLAMLDAFPSHYLPLRGEPDEEEALVALLALGGYDPKTIGDEPLDIAGAIEILQSDGSALASLDEAIIMNLKKTYENSVRILSAFVPERFHGDLLFFHSTIIPDWFDPIEPEMWAPFIDGEIERYDIACRHKDLCQPGPLAEIGSILSTKLQFTHRSVARL, from the coding sequence CGGGCGAATTTATTGAAATTCATGGCCCCATTGATCCTGAATCATTCGAGGCTGCGGTGAGGCAGGCTGTGATGGAGGCAGAGGCATTGCATCTTCGATTCGGAGAAGACTCAGATGGACCCTGGCAGATAATGGACCCATCTTCCAACTGGCAGATGAGTATATTAGATGTGAGTATGCAGGAGAATCCCCGAGGAGTAGCGGAATCTTGGATGAAGGAAGACATGAGTAAACCGATTGATCTAAAAAGTGATTCCTTATTTACGGAAGCTCTGTTTAAAATAGCTCCTGATCAATTCTATTGGTATCAACGGATTCATCATATAGTAATTGATGGTTATGGATTCTCCCTTATAGCACGAAGGGTAGCCCAATTATATACATCCATTGTAAGGAATCATTCAATTGTTGGGGGTGGCTTTGGTCCCTTCTCTTCTATTTTAGAAGAAGATTCGGAATATCGTATATCGGAGCAGATTGAACTGGATAAGAAATTCTGGTCTTCGCGCTTTGCGGATGAACCTGAAGTGGTTAGTCTGGGTGAGAGAGTATCGAGGACCTCGAGAAGCTTTTTGCGTCAGTCTGCTCAGCTTACACCAGCTACTATGGATAGTCTGCATGCACTGGCAAATCAGACTGGGACAAGTTGGTCTGAGGTTGTAATCGCAGCTACGGCGACTTATGTACATCGGTTGACCGGGGCAGATGAAGTTATCTTAGGCTTCCCTATGATGTGCCGTTTGGAATCTTCATCACTACGCATTCCCGGCATGGTTATGAATTTGCTACCGCTTCGTTTGACGATAAGCTCGGATACTAGTTTGTCTGAGCTTCTGCAACAAATCACACAAGAAATCCGGATAATAAAGCGGCACCAGGGTTATCGGCAACAGGATCTGCGTCGTGACTTGAAGCTATTAGGAGATCGGCAAAGACTATTTGGTCCTGCTATTAATGTGATGCCGTTTGACTATGATATCAGCTTTGACGGTAATCGTGGAACGATCCACAATCTATCTGCGGGACCGGTAGATGACTTATTAATTAACATATATAACAGATCTGATGGCAGCGGGTTGAGAATCGACTTTGATGGTAATCCCGCAATTTATGAAGCCGATGAGTTAGCGGACCATCATCAACGCTTTCTTAGTCTTTTGAACAAGTTCGGAGCCTTTGAACTTGACCAACCAATCTCTCGGATAGATTATCTTCTCAGCGAGGAACGACAGCAAGTGTTAACAGAGTGGAATAAAACAGCCCATAAGGTGCCAGAGGTAAATCTATCTATCATGTTTGAAGAGCAAGTGATACAAACTCCTAATGCCATAGCCATAGTTCAAAATGGAGAAACATTCAGCTATGCCGAGCTGAACGATCGAGCGAACCGACTTGCTCATCTGTTAATTGCTAATGGTGTGGGGCCAGAGGGGATCGTTGCGCTCGTATTATCACGTTCTGTAGAAATGGTGGTTGCAATCCTAGCTGTACATAAGGCAGGGGCAGCATATTTACCCATTGATCCAGATTATCCGAGTACTCGAATTATTTATATGCTGGAAGACGCGGAACCGATGTTACTTATTACGGATAGCTTGGTTAAACCTAGATTGTCGAATTCCTATACTGCAACTACGCTTGTTCTAGATGAGTCGGTAACAATGGAAAGGCTGATGAAATATAGCAATCATAATCCCATTGATACTGATCGTATAGACCGCTTATCGCTGCTTAACCCAGCCTACGTGATCTATACCTCTGGATCGACGGGTAAGCCCAAAGGAGTAGTAGTTACACACGGAAGTTCAACTAATTTGCTCTTTTCAATGCAAGAGCGATTTCAATTGAGTGAAAAAGATAGGATGCTTTCGGTTACTACAATTGCATTCGACATATCAGTTCTTGAAATATATCTCCCTTTGACAACTGGAGCAAGCGTGGATATTGTCTTGAAGGATACGATTTTAGATCCATTTGCATTGGCGAAGAGAATTAGGGAGACTGGTATAACCATAATACAGGCGACACCTACTTTATGGCAAGAACTAGTTGCAAGCAAGCCGGCTAAATTCGATTACCCTCTTCAAATCATTACTGGTGGAGAGATGCTTCCCATTGGTCTTAAGCTAGCTTTACAAGAGCTGGGATGTCAGGTGAACAATCAATATGGACCAACAGAAACGACCATTTATTCAACTGCGGCGCTACTTGGTGAGGAGCGCACATTAAAGCCTTCCATCGGTGAGCCGATTTGGAATACGCAAGTGTATATACTAGATAAAGCGCTTCAGCCAGTACCTCCAGGAGTAGTAGGAGAATTATATATAGCAGGGGCCGGCTTGGCACGGGGATATTTACATCGACCAGAGCTAACAGCAGAACGTTTCGTTGCTAACCCATTCGGCCCCGCCGGTACGCGCATGTATCGTACTGGAGATCTTGCTAGGCATCATGTAGATGGTTCAATCGATTATGTAGGGCGATCCGATCAACAGATTAAGATACGAGGCTACCGGATTGAGTTAGGTGAAGTCATATCTACGCTTTCACGGCATCCATCGGTTAAGCAAGTCACGGTGATTGCTAGGGAAGATATTCCCGGAGAGAAGCGTTTAGTCGCTTATGTGGTATTAGATTCTTCGGCTATTGTGGATTTATCTGAACTTCGCTGCTTTATCGAACATGAATTGCCTGATTATATGATTCCATCTCTATTTGTTGAGTTATCTGAAATGCCTTTAACTCCAAATAAGAAGATAGATTATAAGGCATTGCCTACAACAGAAAATAATATTAGCGTTATGGGACGAGGTCCGCGAACTCCACAAGAGGAGATACTGTGCGATCTGTTTGCAGAGGTTCTAGGAATTGCCCGAGTGGGAATCGATGATGACTTCTTTCATTTGGGGGGCCATTCCTTGTTGGCGGGAAGGCTTATAGTCCGTATCCAAGATGCTTTTGGAGTCGAATTGGGATTAGGTAGTCTCTTTAAGGCTACAACGGTTGCGACTCTTGCCAAGCTATTGGTGTTGGATCAGGGGCAAGTTGTAAGGACGAGCGTGAGTTCGGTTGTTCGTCCAGAACTAGTACCGCTTTCCTTTGCCCAACGTCGTTTGTGGTTTCTATATCGAATGGAAGGACCGAATCCAACATATAATATTCCTTTTGTAGCTCGATTGTCTGGAGAGCTGAACGTCAAAGCTTTAGAGGTTGCACTTGCTGATGTGGTGGGACGACACGAGCCGCTTCGGACGATATTCCCGGAATCTTTGGGTTCGCCAAGTCAATATATTCTTAGTGCCGAAGAAGCACGTTCTAAACTAATACAAACAGAAATTAGCGGAGCTGAGTTAGATGAGGAACTTGCAGAGGCTGTTCGTTATAGTTTCGATCTATCAACCGAGTCCTCGCTTCGTGCACAATTGTTCCTGCTTGGTCCGAATGAGTATGTGTTATTACTTTTACTTCATCATATTGTAGGAGATGGTTGGTCATTGGTGCCATTATCACGAGATCTTTCCGAAGCCTACACTGCTCGTTGTAATGATGAAGTGCCAGCGTGGTCCCCGCTGCCCGTACAATATGCTGATTATGCGATTTGGCAGCAGCAGCTTCTGGGGAGTGAGAATGATTCCGACAGCCTCCTCGCTAGACAATTTGAATTCTGGATTAGGACGCTTAAAAACTTGCCAGATCAACTAGAGTTGCCAACGGATTATCCAAGACCAGCTGTGGCAAGCTATCAAGGAGATGTTATCCCTTTCCAAATCAATCAACAACTCCATGGGCAACTATTAGAACTCGCTCGTGATAATAGAGTAAGTTTGTATATGGTATTGCAGTCTACACTTGCCGTTCTCCTGACACGACTTGGTGCAGGTACGGATATCCCCATTGGGTGTCCAATTGCTGGGCGGAGTGAAGATGCACTTGATGGGCTTGTTGGATTGTTTATTAATACGTTGGTGCTACGCACAGATACGTCCGGTGAACCGAGCTTTGGAGAACTACTTTCAAGAGTTCGTGATGTGAACCTTGCTGCGTATGAGCATCAGGAATTGCCTTTCGAGCGTTTGGTTGAGGCTATTAATCCAGTTAGGTCAAGAGCTAGACACCCACTCTTTCAGGTTATGCTAGTACTACAGAACACACCCGCTGCTAAGTTGGAGCTACCGGGTGCGACAAGTAGTATTCGGATTGAACCCGTAGGTACAGCTAAATTTGATCTTACAATGGAGTTTAATGAGAACCGTACCTTGGATGGAGCCCCTAATGGGTTGGAAGGATTATTGGAGTTTAGCCTAGATTTGTTTGAACATAGTACTGCTGAAGTGATGGTTGCACGTTTCTTACGATTACTGGAAGCTGTAGTAGATGAGCCAGGTAAACCTATAAGTCAGCTTGACATTTTGGCGGTTGAGGAGCGTCAGAATATGCTAATGGAGTGGAGTACCGCTACACAAGTACCGCCACAAGACAGTCTGGCAGAGCTATTCGAGGCACAAGTAGCTTTGAATGGTGAAGCTACGGCTCTCGTTTTTGAAGGTACTGTCATTAGCTATGAGGAGCTTAATATTCGAGCGAATCGGCTCGCATACCTCTTGATTGAAGAGGGGGTTGGCCCTGAACAGATGGTAGCTTTGGCATTGCCAAGATCGGTGGAGATGGTTGTAGGTATTCTAGCTGTACTGAAAGCTGGGGGAGCCTATTTGCCCCTAGATCCGGACTATCCGAGTGATAGACTTACTTATATGGTTGAGGATGCAAAGCCGATTATGCTGATTACGAGTACTATGGTAGTTTCTAGACTAAATGGTGTAATAGGTCTTCCTCTAATTCTACTTGATGCTTCCCATACTGAGAGGCGACTGCAACAATACTCTTGTATCAATCCGAATGACCGTGACCGAAGTGGACATTTATCTCCACTTAGCCCGGCGTATATGATTTATACCTCGGGTTCAACAGGAAAACCTAAAGGGGTCGTTATCCCTCATCAGAATGTTGTCCGACTTTTTACTTCTACTAAGCATTGGTTCGATTTTGGCTCTGATGACGTATGGACTTTATTTCATTCTTACGCTTTTGACTTCTCGGTATGGGAAATCTGGGGGCCCCTTTTACACGGTGGGCGTCTTGTCGTAGTGCCCCATGCGATTAGTCGATCGCCGAAAGAGTTTTTACAGCTCCTCGTTCAGGAGAGAGTGACAATTCTAAATCAGACGCCATCAGCATTTTATCAGCTTATGCAAGCGGATCGAGAGAATCCGGAGTGGGGGCAGAAGCTCTCATTGCGGTTTGTAGTATTCGGGGGAGAGGCTCTAGAGTTATCTCGATTGGATGATTGGTATAGGCGCCATTCAGAGAATGCCCCGAGACTGATTAACATGTATGGAATAACAGAGACAACCGTACATGTAAGTTATATTGAGCTTAATCGAACCAGTGCATCTAATAGGGGGAATAGCCTCATTGGTCGTGCTATTTCAGATCTTCAAGTATATGTATTGGATGATGCATTGCAGCCAGTTCCATATGGAGTAACAGGGGAAATGTATGTCGCAGGTAATGGGCTAGCTCGCGGCTATTGGGGGCGACCAGGCATGACAGCTGAGCGATTTGTTGCTGATCCGTACGGTCCTCCTGGTATGAGAATGTATCGTACAGGAGATCTCGCCAAGAGGTTGAGCGATGGCTCGCTGGATTATTTGGGACGTGCTGATCAGCAAGTGAAGATTCGTGGATACCGTATAGAACTAGGAGAGATTGAGGCCGTACTTGGTCGACATCCTGAGGTAAATCAGGTGGGGGTAGTCGTTCGCGAGGATCAGCCGGGAGACAAACGCCTTGTGGCTTACGTAGTTCTTACCAGCGATGCATGTGCTAAACCGATTGAATTGCGCCAATATGCTGCTTCTATCCTTCCTGATTACATGGTTCCATCCGCTATTATCGGCATGGATATTTTGCCACTTACTCCGAATGGCAAGTTAGATCGTAAGGCGTTGCCAGCGCCTGACTTCTCATCAATCCTTGACGGAAGAGGGCCAAGAACTCCGCGAGAGGAAGTGCTTTGTGATTTATTTGCTGAGGTGCTGGGATTACAACGCGTCGGTATTGATGACGGATTTTTCGAGTTAGGGGGACATTCACTATTGGCCGTTCGCTTGATGAGTCGGATCCATGAGGCGATGGGCTATGAACCAGGTATTGGTATCCTTTTTGAGGCTCCTACCGTTGCGGCGCTTGGCGAAAGACTTGAAATGGAGGAGGATCAAAGTGCACTCCAGGTATTGCTTCCGCTTAGAACTCATGGTGAACAATTACCGTTATTTTGTATTCATCCTGCAGGTGGATTGAGCTGGTGTTACGCTGGGTTAATGAAGCATTTAAGTTTTGATTATCCGATTTATGGTTTGCAGGCAAGGGGGATTGCGCAGTCCGAAGAATTTCCTGAAAATCTAGAGGAGATGACGGCAGATTATATTCGGCATATTCGCATGGTCCAACCATCTGGGCCCTATCAATTGTTAGGTTGGTCCCTTGGGGGAAATGTAGCGCAAGCTATGGCTGTGCAGCTTCAACAAGAAGGAGAAGAGGTATCTTTTCTAGCTATGCTAGATGCTTTCCCAAGCCATTACTTGCCTTTACGTGGTGAACCAGATGAAGAAGAGGCATTGGTGGCGCTACTTGCTTTGGGTGGTTACGATCCTAAAACAATAGGTGACGAGCCTCTCGATATAGCAGGTGCGATTGAAATTCTTCAAAGTGACGGTAGCGCATTGGCGAGTCTTGATGAAGCCATCATTATGAATCTTAAGAAAACATACGAGAACTCTGTTCGTATACTGAGTGCATTTGTCCCTGAACGATTCCACGGTGATCTTCTGTTTTTCCATTCTACGATTATACCTGATTGGTTTGATCCGATAGAACCAGAAATGTGGGCACCGTTTATAGATGGGGAGATTGAGCGATATGATATCGCATGTCGGCATAAAGACCTGTGTCAACCTGGGCCACTTGCTGAGATTGGTAGTATCCTATCGACCAAGCTACAGTTTACGCATCGCTCAGTAGCTCGACTTTAA